The window GCTTCAGCCTGCCTGGCTGGGGTTAAATGCAGGTATAATGGAAAAGACAAAAAGGATAAAAATATCTATCTGCGAGTCAAAAGAGGGCAGGTTTTGCCCCTGTGCCCGGAACAATTGGGCGGGTTACCCACTCCCAGAAAAGCCTCGCAGATAAAAATCAAGCATGGACGGAAAGCGGTGATTTCTTCTGCAAGCGAAGATCTGACCAGGTTCTTTTTAAGAGGAGTCAATTTGTCTTTTCGCATCGGGAAAAGATTTAAAATAGATTCTGCTTATCTAAAGAAAGGTAGCCCCTCCTGCGGCTTCGGTCTAAAGAATATAGGAAGCAAAATTGTAGGAGTCACCTCAGCTCTATTTGATAAAAAGGGAATAAAAATTTACCCGAGGTAGATTTTTTGTAAAAAAAGGAAGTAACCAAACGACAACCTAAAACCAAGCGTATTTAATAGCGAAGAGATTATATGCCCTTTGATAATTCAAAGGATGAAAAATTAGCCGGGGAAAGACCAAGTAATTCATCTAAAAAAAAGGAGGAGGAGCTTTTAGAGATCATCAAAAAAGCTCAAGGAGGTGACCAGGAGGCTTTCCAGGAGATAGTGCAGAGGTATAAAGTTCAGGTAGCTGGAATAGCTTATCGGATGGTGGGTGATTACGAGGATGCCAAGGATATATCCCAGATGGTTTTCGTAAAAATCTATCAGAACCTGCACAGATTCGATACCACCAAAAAGCTGTCTACCTGGCTTTACCGAATCACCACCAATGCCTCGATAGACTTTATCAGAAAATTCCGGAAACATAAACTGGAAGTACTGGATAATATAATCGGCGAGCTAAAGGAAAAGAAGAATGATGTCGAAGGAGTCTATCAGAGAGGGTTAATCCGTCTGGCAGTAGATGAAGCTCTGGAAAGTCTGAATCCCAAGCAGAGATCGGTTTTCGTTCTAAGGGATCTGGAAGGGTTAGATATAAAGGAGGTTTCTCAGGTAACCGGAATGCCCCAGGCCACGGTGAGATGGTACCTGCACCGAGCCAGGGCTAAACTCAGGGATGAACTGATCAAACGTCATCCCAGCATTTTGGAGAAGGCAGGGATAAAATATGAGGTGCAAAAAGGCTAAAGATTTTTTCTTAGACTATAAAGATCTGAGCGAGAAAAAGAAAGGATTTTTAAAGGAGCATTTTAAAATTTGCCCTGAGTGTTTGAAAGAGTTTGAAGAGTATAATGCCGCATTAAACTTGTTGCAGAAAACCCTCGATTTTAAACCCTCGGATAACTACTGGGAAGGGTTCAGCCTGAAAAAAAGCGTAGCTTACCCCCTGTTCGATT is drawn from Candidatus Zixiibacteriota bacterium and contains these coding sequences:
- a CDS encoding DUF523 domain-containing protein produces the protein MAALRFMASACLAGVKCRYNGKDKKDKNIYLRVKRGQVLPLCPEQLGGLPTPRKASQIKIKHGRKAVISSASEDLTRFFLRGVNLSFRIGKRFKIDSAYLKKGSPSCGFGLKNIGSKIVGVTSALFDKKGIKIYPR
- a CDS encoding sigma-70 family RNA polymerase sigma factor — protein: MPFDNSKDEKLAGERPSNSSKKKEEELLEIIKKAQGGDQEAFQEIVQRYKVQVAGIAYRMVGDYEDAKDISQMVFVKIYQNLHRFDTTKKLSTWLYRITTNASIDFIRKFRKHKLEVLDNIIGELKEKKNDVEGVYQRGLIRLAVDEALESLNPKQRSVFVLRDLEGLDIKEVSQVTGMPQATVRWYLHRARAKLRDELIKRHPSILEKAGIKYEVQKG